One Candidatus Manganitrophaceae bacterium genomic window carries:
- the msrB gene encoding peptide-methionine (R)-S-oxide reductase MsrB produces MNRRVFMMTLGVYIGSLMIPSRVFSKSQRITFKQIIKTDKEWRKLLRPDRYEILRREGTERRFSSPLDKEYGPGVYVCAGCALELFTSEMKYDSKTGWPSFFRSIEGRLETKIDFKMLFPRTEYHCARCDGHQGHIFNDGPKPSGKRWCNNGLALKFIAAKDSG; encoded by the coding sequence ATGAATAGAAGGGTGTTTATGATGACCTTAGGGGTTTACATCGGATCCCTGATGATACCGTCCAGGGTTTTCTCCAAAAGCCAGAGAATTACATTCAAACAAATAATCAAAACGGATAAAGAATGGAGAAAACTGCTGCGGCCCGACCGTTATGAGATCTTAAGAAGAGAAGGGACCGAGCGTCGATTTTCAAGCCCTCTGGACAAGGAGTATGGTCCAGGCGTTTATGTCTGTGCCGGCTGTGCGCTTGAGCTCTTTACCTCAGAGATGAAATACGACAGCAAAACCGGCTGGCCGAGTTTTTTTAGATCGATTGAAGGCCGCCTTGAAACCAAAATCGATTTTAAAATGTTATTTCCCAGAACCGAGTATCACTGCGCACGTTGTGACGGTCATCAGGGACACATCTTCAATGACGGTCCCAAACCCAGCGGAAAACGCTGGTGCAATAACGGGCTGGCCTTAAAGTTTATAGCCGCTAAAGATTCGGGATGA